Part of the Paenibacillus sp. JNUCC32 genome is shown below.
ACGACCATGCCCAGCAGAAATATCGCGTAAGTTGCACCGCGCAGCTTAAAATTGAACCTTGCCAAGAAGTATGCCGCAAGCGATCCAAGAAGGACCGTCACGACCAACGATACGACCGTTACGATGATGCTGTTAAGGAAGTAGGTATCCATATTCGCCACTTCCCATGCCTTCGCGTAATTGGAGAACTGCAGCTCGGTCGGTATGGAGAACGGGTTCGCCGCATATTCCTGCTCGGTTTTGAACGAATCTACGATCATCCAAAAGAAAGGGATTATATTAATAATAGCGAATATCCCCAAAAAAGTGTATGCCGATAAATGGAACCATTTCGTTTGTCTGTACATCTCCTCCCTCTCCCTTCTATTCCTTTTCTCTCGCCAATCGATTTACGATCGTGATGACGATAAGGCTAAACAGCAGAATCAATACGGATACCGCGCTGCCGTAGCCGAATCTCATATTCATAAACGAGTTGTTGTACATATAGACGGTCATAACCTCCGTCGCATGTGCCGGTCCGCCGCCCGTCATGATCTGGATCAGATCGAACACGCGGAACGAATTACTGATGCTGTAGACAACGGACACGAGCAATGTTCCTCGGATCATCGGGATCGTAATCCGCATGATCCGGCTTAAACCAGTCGCGCCGTCCAGGGCAGCCGCCTCATTGACTTCATCGGGGATATTCTGCAGCGCGGCCAATAGAATGATCATATATAAGCCGCAGTTTTGCCATATATAAGCGATGCTGATGGAGATCATGGACCAGAACGGATCCCCCAGCCAATTTTGCTGCCAGCTCTCAAGACCCAGAACGCCGAGCAGGTTATTCAGCATCCCGTATTCCGTGTTGTACACCATGCCCCAGATCAGGGATACCATAACCGATGAAATGACGACCGGCAGGAATCCGATGGTCCGGAAGAAGCTGGAGCCCTTGAGTCCTCGATTCAGCAGCAGGGCCAGCAGCAGGCCAAGCGGAATCTGACCCGCTATCCCGGTAAACATGATAATGATGTTGTTCTTAACGGACAGCCAAAAAATATCATCCTTGAAAATATCTACGAAATTGTCCAGCCCGATAAAACGCATGGGCGTGATTCCGTCCCAGTTCATTAATGAATAATAAACCGATAAGCCGATGGGAAATATGGCAATACATATATAGATAATAAGTGCTGGCGCCAAGCCCAAGAATATAGCCCATTTCGTATGCTTAAGCGTATGCATTGGCTTAACTCCTTTCTTTCTGCCTTTAATAAGAAAAACCCGCTGCCGGGTTTTTCTTTGTGCCATCATGATCTTGACTTAAGGAAGGAAATTCGCAACTTACTTCATGCTGTCGAAAGCTTCCTGAACCTCTTGGGCGAGTTCCTCCGGCGTCCCTCTGCCGATGGTCAGAGCCTGCAATCCGTTCTGCATGACGTCGGTAACTTGCGTCGGAATGACGCTGTCGAACACCGGTGCCGTTCCCTTGTTGGTCAACTCCAGCATCTCCTTGAGATACGGGCTCGCATCTTCAGGAATTTCAACGTTGGCCGGTACGACAACGCCTTTACTGATCAGATCTTTGTACAGGTCCTCATTGACAAAAAACTTAATGAATTCCTCGGCAGCCGCTTTCTTTTCATCGCTCAATCCTTTTTTAATGGAGATGCCGTACTGAACGACGCCCGCGCTTTTCACCGGATCGCCGGATCCGCCAGGGACGCTCGGGAAGAGCGCAATGCCGAATTTGTCCCCTTCCTCGTTGTTGATGCGGATTCTTCCGTCAACGGTAGAAGAAGAAATATGCATCGCTGCTTTGCCTTGAATGAAATAGTCCTGCCCTTGGACGGAATCCATGTTGTTCGCATCCGTATTGAATGCTCCCAGTTTGGACAGTTCGTCGATGACGGCAATCGCTTTCACGTATTCGGGATCGGTAAATTTGGCTTCCTTGTTCAGAATTTTCTGCAAGAAGTCACTGCCTACGTAACGGTCCCCGATAATCGACAAGAAGGACGATTGAAGCGGCCATTTCTCTTTGTTGCCCAAGGAGATCGGCGTAATGCCGGCTTCCTTCAGCTTTTTCACCGCATCGATGAATTCGTCGTAGGTAGCCGGAAATTGGTCATAACCGACCCCGGCGAACATCTCTTTATTGTAATAAATAATGTCCACGAAGGTTTGTTTGGTCGGCACGGCGAATTGACTGCCGTTCTGGTTAAATCCGGCCAACGCGTCCTCAGGCAAAATATCATTCCAGTTATCCATCAGGTCATCCAGCGGCATCAGCAGATCCCCGGCTACCAGAGGAGCCAGGTCGGCACCAGGCCATACGACGTTGATATCCGACAGGTTGTTGGCGGCAGCCAACGTGCGCAGCTTCGTTTTATACTCCGTTGCCGCTACCCCGTCCTGCTTGATGATAATGTCGGGATGCTGTTTTTCGAATTCGGCGATCCGCTCTTTGTACACCTCGTTATCCACGTTCGGCGATGTCCATGGATGCATGATGTTCAAGGTAACCTTTTCCGGCTCGGCAGCGTCTTTCTCTCCGGAGCCGCAAGCGACGGTTGACATGAGCAGCAGCGCAGCTGTTCCGGTGAGCAGCATCGTTCTAAGCTTCTTAGACGTTTTCATTTAATATACCCCTCTCTTTATATGTTACATATCATGTTCTTATATTTAACAATATAAGATATATTAATTATACAATCGGGTTAGCGATCCCAATATCCGCTAAAAAAACGATTTCATCTAATTTTTTTAAGTCATTTTGGACAAAACGGGCTTCTTATTCATCATATTTCTCTCAAATGCGTTAATTTTCATTACATTAAATTCACGTTTTTCCATTTTAATGGTATCGCTTACATCTTAGGTTCTACGGAAAGCGTGGCATTGAACTAAGTCATTTGCCACGCCCTGAAGCGTCTTTATTGCGGTTCGTTCAAAATATAATCCACTAAGTCATCCAACGGTACCGTTGCGAGGGCAATTGCCGTATCGGTTACGCCGTAATAGATATAGAGGAGACCGTCCTTGACGACATTGCCTGTCGGGAAAATGACGTTCGGGATCTGATAGCCGAATTTTTCATAATACGTCTCCGGCTCCATAATGAAATGGCGGGTTCTGGCGATGATTTTCTCGGGATTCTCTAGATCCAGCAGCAAAGCCCCCACGCGATACACCGTATCTTGGTCTACGCCGTGGTAGAGCACCAGCCAGCCTTTGTCCGTCCGCACCGGAGGCGTCGAGCCGCCGATTTTTTTAAACTCCCAATCGTTGTTCTCGGCTTTTGCCAACAGCTTCGGCTCGTCCCAATGCACCAAGTCTTCGGAGTAGCTGATCCACATGGCCGCTTTTTCGGTTCCGTATTCCTCCCCTACATATTCTTCCGGTCTGCGAAGCAGCACATACTTGCCGTTGATTTTCTCCGGGAACAGAATGTTGTCGCGATCATTGATATCAAGCGGCGTTGTATCGCACAGGTACTCCCAATGAATGAGATCCTTCGAAGTCAGGATCCCGGACCGCGTCAGCCAATGGCCTTCCTCTTCGCCCCAGCCGTCCGGATATTCGGGAATCGAGCGTTCGGGGATGCCGGCTCCCGTCGGGTAATAGTTCATGGCGCACGGGCGCAAGGCATAGTTCAAATAAAAGGTGTCGTCGATCTTGACGATTCGCGGGTCCTGGATGCTGCCATAGGGGAATCCCAGCTGGTCCGGCGTTACCACCGGTTCGTCCAGCACATGGGTGAAATGCACGCCGTCCGTGCTTTCCAGCAAACCCAGGTAGTTCTTGCAGGGAGTCAGGGATCCTGCCGTCCGTTCAATCATATAGAATTTTCCGTTATCGATAATGACGGCCGGATTGAATACCGTCACCTTTCTCCAATCGTAGAGTCCAGGCACTACTATCGGATTTTCCGCATGCCGGGTGATTTTCATGGATAAGCCTCCTCATGATTGCTATGTAAGTGTTATCAAGCTGCTTTCTTTAACTCATTATAAGAGGCTTGGTCCATTCATAATATCCTGTAAACTTTCAATATTATCCGAAATATTGTTATCTGTGATGCTTGGCAGCATAAAAAAACCAACCCGGTATACCGGGTTGGTCTTCGTCATGGAAGGGATTAACTATGCACCAGTGCTTTTAAGCTTAAACCTAGCGTTTCTGAAGTCGTATCTTGAATTTCTTCAAAGAGGGCCGGATTCTTCGAAAGCGACATCCCGTAAGAAGGAATCATTTCCTTGATTTTCGGTTCCCATTCCTTCATCTGCTGCGGGAAGCATTTCTGCAATACCTCAAGCATCACGTGAACGGCCGTCGAAGCCCCGGGCGAAGCACCGAGCAGG
Proteins encoded:
- a CDS encoding carbohydrate ABC transporter permease → MHTLKHTKWAIFLGLAPALIIYICIAIFPIGLSVYYSLMNWDGITPMRFIGLDNFVDIFKDDIFWLSVKNNIIIMFTGIAGQIPLGLLLALLLNRGLKGSSFFRTIGFLPVVISSVMVSLIWGMVYNTEYGMLNNLLGVLGLESWQQNWLGDPFWSMISISIAYIWQNCGLYMIILLAALQNIPDEVNEAAALDGATGLSRIMRITIPMIRGTLLVSVVYSISNSFRVFDLIQIMTGGGPAHATEVMTVYMYNNSFMNMRFGYGSAVSVLILLFSLIVITIVNRLAREKE
- a CDS encoding extracellular solute-binding protein gives rise to the protein MKTSKKLRTMLLTGTAALLLMSTVACGSGEKDAAEPEKVTLNIMHPWTSPNVDNEVYKERIAEFEKQHPDIIIKQDGVAATEYKTKLRTLAAANNLSDINVVWPGADLAPLVAGDLLMPLDDLMDNWNDILPEDALAGFNQNGSQFAVPTKQTFVDIIYYNKEMFAGVGYDQFPATYDEFIDAVKKLKEAGITPISLGNKEKWPLQSSFLSIIGDRYVGSDFLQKILNKEAKFTDPEYVKAIAVIDELSKLGAFNTDANNMDSVQGQDYFIQGKAAMHISSSTVDGRIRINNEEGDKFGIALFPSVPGGSGDPVKSAGVVQYGISIKKGLSDEKKAAAEEFIKFFVNEDLYKDLISKGVVVPANVEIPEDASPYLKEMLELTNKGTAPVFDSVIPTQVTDVMQNGLQALTIGRGTPEELAQEVQEAFDSMK
- a CDS encoding glycosidase; protein product: MKITRHAENPIVVPGLYDWRKVTVFNPAVIIDNGKFYMIERTAGSLTPCKNYLGLLESTDGVHFTHVLDEPVVTPDQLGFPYGSIQDPRIVKIDDTFYLNYALRPCAMNYYPTGAGIPERSIPEYPDGWGEEEGHWLTRSGILTSKDLIHWEYLCDTTPLDINDRDNILFPEKINGKYVLLRRPEEYVGEEYGTEKAAMWISYSEDLVHWDEPKLLAKAENNDWEFKKIGGSTPPVRTDKGWLVLYHGVDQDTVYRVGALLLDLENPEKIIARTRHFIMEPETYYEKFGYQIPNVIFPTGNVVKDGLLYIYYGVTDTAIALATVPLDDLVDYILNEPQ